One window of Phycodurus eques isolate BA_2022a chromosome 8, UOR_Pequ_1.1, whole genome shotgun sequence genomic DNA carries:
- the cracd gene encoding capping protein inhibiting regulator of actin dynamics has translation MSQENVSDKVKNLQKQIVQTIKFGQKPPSLRRSEGDEISSEEEEAPQSPLRVTAQVETEPLKAETTVQAAPQARSHSTPMKSPRSKSVLPPDGTIESVNLDAVPQSVSLLDNTAAKHKLSVKPKNQRVSRKHRRFTQDLSHPGVVQEDPEVAGVTTEHRRRSSAEEYLEAFKKHRVEAERLDEKRKRELEEEERRQRAEQLRIEEEERCRKQREEKEKEERRLHEEEERRMRKEEERRQQEEEARRLRAEQRRKEEEEARRQQELEAQRLCVEEEEIKKKQKEAEKQRFREIQEKRKVDSEEQLKRMAEDEGDRCSDAQERKRRADELRWREMEERQRPFSFQVSSGEKEILFPKVNLTPVTPPSGVHGSAVSREGIRSSSEAPYSPNRQTSPYVPHTAILVTGTQLCGTAVNLDLIRDTACKSLLGLVEDRKAQGMPPAKTKTSPDRKSAKTKSLTEPTEPDPVGAAVLAEWATIRSKIFKGVEEGSEYPDPSRSQPQASHEDQHDFAHTHLRKTMSASAKFSITPAKKKFGDSNRNSECSGPSASDDKMGEEAMSSDVSTSASPAASRKAQNRMSKSVRLIDRPEDECVFAKDLPSFLVPSPGAKPEGPEWKARDRSGSAEPESRVEGEEPSRDGEEKPLPFGIKLRRTNYSLRFHSEQSTEKRKKRYSAGDSFDGVPSPLTPIDLDSDTSPVFSDPSSPTSPQKEAKYSLASASPVLSWAGSGKSLSPTPQCDGHHVPSKPSLYHRPPAAPKPAEEVPTCPPSPLPKTSHSETEGSVGRSQPTAVAQLHRSSQGQGDDEPKEKRSFFQSINIPWRDKMDRKTELIKREKPSLQSRHSLDSARVQEKEAGPLWITLALQKQKGFREQQQNREERRSLRETKLAEKQARERDSVGLTMTISPTETRGGSGSVSPGSKAPTPDDPKRPDSLLGRFERREQLKKANTLPSSVTVEIADSTPSPPAVKEVSKRFPAMDSPQVSTEPAWLALAKRKAKAWSDCPQIIK, from the exons AAGCAGATCGTGCAGACTATCAAGTTCGGCCAGAAGCCCCCCTCTCTGAGAAGAAGCGAGGGGGATGAGATAAGttccgaggaggaggaggcgccgCAGAGTCCTCTGAGAGTGACAGCGCAGGTCGAAACGGAGCCGCTAAAAGCGGAGACGACG GTCCAAGCGGCTCCGCAAGCGAGATCGCACAGCACCCCTATGAAGTCCCCCAGGTCCAAAAGTGTACTTCCACCCGACGGTACTATCGAGTCGGTTAACCTGGATGCCGTTCCGCAGTCGGTGTCTCTCCTGGACAACACCGCAGCCAAGCATAAACTGTCTGTCAAACCCAAGAATCAGAGGGTTTCACGCAAACATCGGCGGTTTACACAG GACCTGTCCCACCCTGGCGTGGTGCAGGAGGACCCGGAAGTGGCAGGTGTCACCACGGAGCACCGACGCAGATCGTCTGCAGAAGAGTACCTGGAAGCCTTCAAGAAGCATCGAGTTGAAGCGGAACGACTAGacgagaagaggaagagggagCTGGAGGAAGAAGAGAGGAGGCAGCGAGCTGAGCAACTGAGGATCGAAGAAGAGGAGAGGTGTCGTAAGCAGCGggaagagaaggaaaaagaagagagaaggcTCCATGAGGAAGAAGAGAGAAGGATGAGGAAAGAAGAGGAGAGGAGGCAGCAAGAGGAGGAGGCAAGGAGGCTGAGGGCAGAGCAAAgaaggaaggaggaagaggaagccaGGAGGCAGCAGGAGCTTGAGGCTCAACGACTATgtgtggaggaagaggagatcAAGAAGAAGCAGAAAGAAGCAGAGAAGCAGAGGTTCCGCGAGATCCAAGAGAAACGCAAAGTGGATTCGGAGGAACAGCTGAAGAGAATGGCGGAAGATGAAGGGGACAGATGCTCGGATGCTCAGGAGAGGAAGAGGCGAGCCGATGAGCTTCGCTGGAGGGAGATGGAGGAGCGGCAGAGGCCTTTCTCCTTCCAAGTTTCCTCCGGAGAAAAAGAAATCCTCTTTCCGAAAGTTAACCTGACGCCCGTTACGCCCCCCTCGGGCGTCCACGGGTCAGCCGTTTCAAGAGAAGGCATCAGGTCCTCCTCCGAAGCACCGTACTCCCCCAACCGGCAGACTTCTCCGTACGTCCCCCACACCGCCATCCTGGTGACCGGCACCCAGCTGTGTGGCACCGCCGTCAATCTGGACCTGATCAGGGATACTGCCTGCAAGTCCCTCCTGGGTCTCGTTGAGGACCGGAAGGCCCAGGGAATGCCGCCCGCCAAGACCAAGACGTCGCCTGACCGCAAGTCGGCAAAGACAAAATCCCTCACTGAGCCCACTGAGCCGGACCCGGTGGGTGCAGCTGTCTTGGCTGAGTGGGCCACCATCAGGTCCAAGATATTCAAGGGCGTGGAGGAGGGCAGTGAATACCCAGACCCGAGCAGGAGCCAACCTCAAGCCAGCCATGAAGACCAGCATGACTTTGCCCACACGCACTTGAGGAAGACCATGTCCGCTAGCGCCAAGTTCTCCATCACGCCTGCCAAGAAGAAGTTTGGAGATTCAAACAGGAACTCGGAGTGCTCCGGTCCCAGTGCATCGGACGATAAAATGGGAGAGGAGGCCATGTCGTCTGACGTGTCCACTTCCGCTTCGCCGGCCGCAAGCCGTAAAGCTCAGAATAGGATGAGTAAGAGCGTCCGCCTCATAGATAGACCAGaggatgagtgtgtgtttgcCAAAGACCTTCCATCTTTCCTCGTTCCCAGCCCTGGAGCCAAGCCTGAAGGGCCTGAGTGGAAGGCTCGAGATCGTAGCGGGTCAGCGGAGCCCGAAAGCAGAGTTGAGGGCGAGGAACCGAGTCGGGATGGCGAGGAAAAGCCTTTGCCGTTTGGCATCAAGCTAAGGCGGACCAACTACTCGCTCAGGTTCCACAGCGAGCAGTCCACGGAGAAACGGAAGAAGCGCTACAGCGCCGGAGACAGTTTTGATGGCGTCCCCTCGCCCCTGACCCCCATCGATTTGGACTCCGACACCTCTCCGGTCTTTTCCGACCCATCCAGTCCAACATCGCCTCAGAAAGAAGCCAAGTACTCCCTCGCCTCAGCCTCCCCCGTGTTGTCCTGGGCTGGCTCAGGCAAATCCCTCAGCCCCACGCCACAATGCGACGGGCACCACGTGCCCTCCAAGCCGTCTCTCTACCACAGACCCCCCGCAGCGCCGAAACCCGCCGAAGAAGTTCCCACCTGTCCTCCATCACCGCTGCCTAAAACGAGTCACAGCGAGACCGAGGGCTCGGTTGGCCGGAGTCAGCCCACAGCGGTGGCCCAGCTACATCGGAGCAGCCAAGGTCAAGGGGACGACGAGCCCAAGGAGAAGAGATCCTTCTTCCAGTCCATCAACATTCCCTGGAGGGATAAAATGGACAGGAAGACAGAGCTCATCAAGAGAG AGAAACCTTCGCTTCAGAGCAGGCATTCCCTGGATAGCGCCAGGGTCCAGGAGAAGGAGGCGGGCCCCTTGTGGATCACGCTGGCGCTGCAGAAACAGAAAGGATTCCGGGAACAGCAGCAGAACCGCGAGGAGCGTCGCAGCCTACGGGAAACCAAGCTGGCCGAGAAGCAAGCCCGGGAGCGAGACAGT GTGGGCTTAACGATGACAATTAGCCCCACGGAGACCCGAGGTGGAAGCGGGAGCGTCAGTCCAGGTTCTAAAGCGCCGACGCCGGACGATCCCAAGAGACCAGACAGCCTGCTGGGACGGTTCGAGAGGCGAGAGCAGCTGAAGAAAGCCAACACGCTGCCCAGTTCCGTCACGG tggaAATCGCTGACTCCACGCCGTCGCCCCCTGCTGTCAAGGAGGTGTCCAAGCGCTTCCCCGCCATGGACTCGCCACAGGTATCCACCGAGCCCGCCTGGCTGGCTCTGGCCAAGCGGAAGGCCAAAGCCTGGAGCGACTGTCCTCAGATCATCAAGTAA